Genomic segment of Mucilaginibacter sabulilitoris:
TAATTTGTATGACAATTAGTTTTGGAGTCGGTAATATGAATGGCAATGATTTTGTTTACTGGATATCATTTGTATCATTATTTGCTTCCTTATTTGTATTAGCCGCAATTTTATCGTTACAAATTCAAATAAAATGGATATATAGACTTTTTTGGTCAGCGGTTACATCGACTATCATAGGTTTTATTCTCAATTACACAAATTTCCAATTGTTTAGAGATATTGGAAAATTATCAGGTAGTACGTTGGCTTATGTTGTGTACGGTTCCAATGATGAAGGAAGAATATTTAGCTTTTTTGTCCACCCTAATATGGCGGCGCTATCAACCGTTTGTTTCTTCGTGTTTTTGCTAACAACGTCTAAAGAACACGTTAAGAAGATAAGGACATATATGTTATATTTAGGATTAATGATTGGAATGATCTTGGTAACCGGTTCCCGTACATCTCTTATAGTAATAGCGATTATCGCAATTATTTATTTGCCAAAGATAATTCGCAGATCCTTGATACGTCGTCATAAATTCAATAATAATCTTGGAAATATCACTATCGTTTTTGGAGGAATTCTAATTGTGTTGTTATTTGTTTTTGGAATTTTTGTTTATATATCACTTTCCCAAAGTCCTATAGATACAACAGGTAGGTTAAGCTTTTTCTTTAGAATATTCAATTCCTCACCAACTGTAAGCACTCAAGACGATAGTTTAGCTGATAGATTAAAAATTCTTGACAGTTACTGGAAGTATATTGAGAAGAATCTTTTGTTTGGACTAGGTCCTCAATTTGCAAGGGATAAGCTTAGCAATGGTGAATTTGAAAATGTTAGTCAGAATGTTTATATCGAAAACACTTTGAACTATGGGATTTTCTATGTTTTGTTTTACATATATGCCTTGGTCAAGACATATCAATTATCCTCTAAGATTGGAAACTTTAAAGATTATATATTTAACCCCTTAAAAGTATTCGTTGTTTTATTAACTCTGATTGGTTTTTCGATAAATGGACTATATACAATCCGGGCCGTGGTGATTTTATTAGGTATTTTGATAGGATTGACCTTAAGAGGATCACTTCAAAAGAATATGAAGAGTCCACAGAAGGCGCTGGTGAATCCTAGTGACGAATTCAGTATTGTG
This window contains:
- a CDS encoding O-antigen ligase family protein, translated to MTISFGVGNMNGNDFVYWISFVSLFASLFVLAAILSLQIQIKWIYRLFWSAVTSTIIGFILNYTNFQLFRDIGKLSGSTLAYVVYGSNDEGRIFSFFVHPNMAALSTVCFFVFLLTTSKEHVKKIRTYMLYLGLMIGMILVTGSRTSLIVIAIIAIIYLPKIIRRSLIRRHKFNNNLGNITIVFGGILIVLLFVFGIFVYISLSQSPIDTTGRLSFFFRIFNSSPTVSTQDDSLADRLKILDSYWKYIEKNLLFGLGPQFARDKLSNGEFENVSQNVYIENTLNYGIFYVLFYIYALVKTYQLSSKIGNFKDYIFNPLKVFVVLLTLIGFSINGLYTIRAVVILLGILIGLTLRGSLQKNMKSPQKALVNPSDEFSIVS